The Humidesulfovibrio mexicanus region AGAACCGCGGCCTGGTGCTGGCGGAAAACCTGTCCCTGCGCCTGGCCGACGCCATGCTCACCATGGACCTGCTGCGCATGAAGACCATGGTGGACGAGCTTACCGTGGTTGGCCAGGACATTCTGTACGCCTTTGTGCAGGACGAGAACGGCAACGTCCTGGTGCACACGTTCCAGAAGGGGTTCCCCGTGGCCCTTGCACGGGCCAACGCCGCCCAGGGGGACGGGGCCAACATCACCTTGCTCGATACCGGCCAGGAGCTGGTGTACGACTTCGCCGCCCCGGTGGCCATCTCCGGTCGGCGCTTCGGCACCGCGCGGCTGGGGCTTTCGCGTTCGCGGGCCGAGGCCCAGGTGCGCAGCCTGCTGGTCACCTTCGCCGGGCTTTCGGCCGCCGCGCTGGCCGCCGCCATCCTGCTCAGCACCATGTTCGCCCGCCGCGTCACCCGTCGGCTCAACGTGCTCAAGCAGTACGCGCAGGAGGTCGTGCGGGGGAACCTGGACATCGAGACCGCCTCCACCCTGGAGCGCAATTGCTGGGAGATCATGGACTGCAAGCGTCAGGAATGCCCGGCCTATGGCAAGCCCAGGCACCGCTGCTGGCACATGCAGGGCACCCTGTGTCCGGACTGCGCCCCGGCCGACAACAACGGCCGCAAGGCCTGCCACCGCTGTCCCGTGTACCGCGAGAACGCGGGCGACGAGATCCAGGACCTGGCGGAGACCTTCGGCATCATGGCCATGACCCTGAAGCGGCAGATCAGCGCCCTGGCCCGGCAGGAGCAGCTCATGCGCACCATCCTGGACGCCACCCCGGACCTGGTGTGCCTGCTTGATCCGCATGGCCGCGTGCTGGCGGTGAACCGCGCCTTCGCGGCGTTTCTGGAAAAGCCTGAAAGCGAAATCGTGGGCCGCCTGGAGCACGAATTGTTCCCCCCGGAGGAGGCGACGGTCAGGCGGGAGCGCAATCTGGCCGTGCTCGCCTCGGAGCGGGGGGAGCAGGCCGAGACCGCGGCGCGCACCCCCTGGGGCAGGCGCTGGTTCCACCAGGTGGACGTGCCCGTGCGCGACGCCTCCGGCCGGGCCTTGGGCATCCTCAAGACCGCCCGCGACGTCACCGAGGTCAAGAGCATAGAGGAGAAGCTGCTGCAGGCCCAGAAGATGGAGTCCCTGGGCAAGCTGGCCGGGGGCGTGGCCCACGAGATCAACACCCCCCTGGGCATCATCCTGGGCTATGCCCAGCTATTGCAGGACGATGTGCCCCCGGAGGGCCAGCTGAGCCAGGACCTCAAGATCATCGAGCGCCAGGCCAAGGTCTGCCGCAAGATCGTGGCCGACTTGCTCGGTTTTTCGCGCCAGCACGAGTCCAGCATGGGCGAGGTGGACCTCAACGCCTCCGTGCGGGAGGTGAGCTCCCTGGTGCGCCACACCTTCAGCCTGGAGAAGGTCGCCCTTGAGCTCGATCTGGCCGATGGCCTGCCGGGCATAGTGGGCGACAAGGAAAAGCTGAACCAGGTATGGATGAACCTGCTGAACAACGCCCGCGACGCCATGCCCGGCGGGGGGGCCATCCGCGTGCGCACGCGCCAGCGCGCATCCGAAGGACTGGCCGAGGTCTGCGTGGCCGATTCCGGCACGGGCATCAGCCCGGAGCACCTGGGCAAGATCTTCGACCCCTTCTTCAGCACCAAGGGCGTGGGCGAGGGCACGGGCCTGGGGCTGTCCGTGTCCTTCGGCATCATCCAGAACCACGGCGGCGTCATCGAGGCGGAGAGCCCAGCCCCGGAAAGCCTGCGACCGGGCGCACCGGGCGCGGCAGGGCCGGGAACCGTGTTCCGCGTCCTGCTTCCACTGGCCGCGGCGTCGGCCCGCAAGGAACCTCCAACACCGTAAGGAGCGCCCATGGCGTCCATCATCGTTTTAGACGACGTGGCCGACGCGGCCATCATGATCAAGCGGATGCTCTCCCGCCTGGGGCACCAGGTGGAGGCCTTCACCGACGAGGAGCTGGCCGTGGAGCATGTGCGCCAGCATCCTGTGGACCTGGCCATCCTGGACGTGAAGCTGCTCAAGATGACCGGCGTGGAGGTGCTGGAGGAGATTCGCAAGATATCCCCCGGCACGCGGGCCATCATGCTGACCGGCTACCCCACCCTGGAGACCGCCAGGCAGGCCCTGCAGCTTGGCGCGCGGGAATACTGCGTCAAGCCCATCGACCGGGAGGAGCTGGAGGCCAAGGTGGCCGCGGTGCTGCAGGAGTAGGGGGGAGGCGGCCATGGGCGTGCTGCGCGACCTGCTCAGGCATTGGCCCCGGCGCATTTTTGCGCCGGCCGCGCACCTGCGCGCCAAGTACGAGGACTTCAAGGGGCTGCTCGACGCCGACGAAAAGAGCCAGGTGCTCATCGCCGAGCTGGAAGAGGTTCTGTACGCGGGGCGTCCGGCGGACCCGGCCCGGGTGCCCTGGCTGTGCCAGCGGCTTCTGGCCACGGTGCAGGCCGTAACCCAGCGCCTGGACGCCATGCAGCCCGGCCGCTACCAGGGCCTTGCGCCCGTGCTGGAACGCATCGGCGCGGAACTGGACCCGCTGTTGGACCATCCGCCGCCGCCCACGGGGCCGCCCTACCTGCTGTCCCTCGCCCAGTGCCTGGACCGCCCCGAGCAGGCCGGGGGCAAGGCCGCCAACCTGGCCTTGGCCGCCAGCCTGGGGCTGCCGGTGCCCTTGGCCGTGGCCGTCAGCGCGCGCGCCTTTTCCCTGCTCATAGAGTCCAACGCCCTGCGGCCGCGCTTGGACCGCCTGCTGCGCCAAATCGACCTGGAGCGGCCCGAGCGCCTGGCCGCCCTGTGCGGCGACCTGCGCGACATGGTGCTTGGCGCGCGCCTGCCCCAGGCCGTGAAGGCCGCCCTTGACCGCGTTTCCTCGCTGCCGGGTTTCGGCGGCGGCGCGTTCGCCGTGCGCAGTTCCGCCGTGGGCGAGGACGGCGGCCTCTCCTTCGCCGGGCAGTACGCCAGCGAACTGCATGTGGCCCCGGACGGTCTTGCCGGGGCCTGGCTGCGGGTGGCGGCGGCAAAGTATCGGCCCAGGGCCGTGGTGTACCGCATTCTGCACGGCCTGCGCGACGAGGAGACGCCCATGGCCGTGCTGGTGATGCCCATGGTGGACGCGCGGTGCGCCGGGGCGCTGTTCTCCCGCGATGAGGGCCAGGCGGCGGCGGTGAGCGTCTTTGCCCTGGCCGGGCTGGGCGACAGGCTCATGGCCGGGAGCGTGGCCCCGCGCTGCCTGCGCCTCTCGCGCGGGGAGCGCCCGGAAGTGCTGGAGGACCACGGCCCGCGCGAGCCGGAACTCGCCCCCGAGACCCTGGCCGGGCTGGTGCGCGCCGCCCTGGCCCTGGAGGAGCGCTTCGGCTGCCCGCAAGAGGTGGAGTGGGCCGTGGACCGTGAGGGCCGGGTGCTGGTGTTGCAGTCCCGTCCGCATCTGCCCCAAACGGACCTCCCGGAGCGCGGCGTGGACGCCGGAGCGGGCTGTGGTCTGGAGCCTCTGGCCGTGGGCCTGCGCCGCGTGAGCGGCGGTCTGGCGGCCGGGGAGCTGTTCCGGCTCGACGGCCAGGCCGATCCCAGCGGGGTGCCGCCGGGCGCGGTGGTCCTTGCCGGGCATCTGTCCCCATCCCTTGCCCGCTGCGTGGGCCGGGCCAGGGCGGTGCTGTCCTCCTGCGGCAGCAGGGCCAGCCATTTCGCCTCCATCGCCCGGGAGTTCGGCCTGCCCGTGCTTGTGGGCGGGGAAGAGCAACTGCGCGGCCTGGAACATGGGCGGCTGGTCACGGTGGACGCCGATGCGGGCGCGGTGTTCGCCGGGGCCTGCCCTGTGGGGGAAGCGCCCGCGCCCGGAGCTGCCGCCGAACCCGCCGCCGGGAGCAGGTCGCAGCGCCTGCCGGAGCGCTTCGGGCAACTGGCGCGGCTGGTGTGCAGCCTGGGCCTTACGGATCCGGAGAGCCCGGACTTTTCGCCCCAGGGGTGCCGCTCTTTGCACGACGTGGTGCGCTATTGCCACGAGAAGGCCGTGGCCGAGATGTTTTCCCTTGCCGGGCGCGGGGGCCGGGGAATGCACGGCGCCAGGCGGCTTGCAAGCCCCCTGCCGCTGTCCATGTATCTGCTGGACCTGGGCGGCGGCTTTGCGCCTGGCCGGGCCGGGGACGATGTCCGGCCCGAGGATTTCGCCAGCGTGCCCCTGACCGCCTTCTGGAGCGGCTTGGCCCATGCGGGCGAGCGCTGGGATTCCAGCTTGCCCCATTGCGACTGGGAGGAGTTCGACCGGGTCAGCGCGGGCATTTTCCGGCCCGGAGGCAAGCTTCTGGCGAGCTATGCCCTGTGCTCCGCGGACTATCTGCATCTGCTGGTGCGTTTCGGCTACCATTTCGCCGTGCTGGACAGCCTGTGCGGCCCAAGGCCCGAGGCCAACTATGTGGGCTTGCGCTTCAAGGGCGGCGGCGGGCTGGAGGAGCAAAAGCTGCTCCGGCTGCTGTTCATCAGCCGGGTGCTTGCCGGGGTGGGCTTCGCCGTGCGCACCCGTGGCGACATGCTGGACGCGCGCTTCGCCAGGGCCGGGCTGGAGGCGACCCGCGCAAATCTGGCCGTTCTCGGGCGGCTTCTGGCCCGCACGCGGCTCATGGACATGCGCCTGGCCGACGCCAGTCAGGCCGAACGCGAGGCCGAGGCCTTCCTCTCGGAAGTGCTTCGTGCTAGCTGAGGCCAGGAGGCCTTCATGGCTGCGACGCGTTCCGATGTCTTTCCCGTCACCTGGATCACCGAGCATCTGGGCGTGGGCGCCGCGCCCATGAGCCATGCGGCGCTCGATTCCCTGCGCAGGCAGGGAGTGCGCGCCATTCTGAACCTGTGCCAGGAATTCACGGATCTGCACGAGATCGAGTCGGCC contains the following coding sequences:
- a CDS encoding ATP-binding protein; translation: MRVLSKLSFQAKIGLGIFLIVVTVALMTAIPVSRMASRAILAEAKNRGLVLAENLSLRLADAMLTMDLLRMKTMVDELTVVGQDILYAFVQDENGNVLVHTFQKGFPVALARANAAQGDGANITLLDTGQELVYDFAAPVAISGRRFGTARLGLSRSRAEAQVRSLLVTFAGLSAAALAAAILLSTMFARRVTRRLNVLKQYAQEVVRGNLDIETASTLERNCWEIMDCKRQECPAYGKPRHRCWHMQGTLCPDCAPADNNGRKACHRCPVYRENAGDEIQDLAETFGIMAMTLKRQISALARQEQLMRTILDATPDLVCLLDPHGRVLAVNRAFAAFLEKPESEIVGRLEHELFPPEEATVRRERNLAVLASERGEQAETAARTPWGRRWFHQVDVPVRDASGRALGILKTARDVTEVKSIEEKLLQAQKMESLGKLAGGVAHEINTPLGIILGYAQLLQDDVPPEGQLSQDLKIIERQAKVCRKIVADLLGFSRQHESSMGEVDLNASVREVSSLVRHTFSLEKVALELDLADGLPGIVGDKEKLNQVWMNLLNNARDAMPGGGAIRVRTRQRASEGLAEVCVADSGTGISPEHLGKIFDPFFSTKGVGEGTGLGLSVSFGIIQNHGGVIEAESPAPESLRPGAPGAAGPGTVFRVLLPLAAASARKEPPTP
- a CDS encoding response regulator codes for the protein MASIIVLDDVADAAIMIKRMLSRLGHQVEAFTDEELAVEHVRQHPVDLAILDVKLLKMTGVEVLEEIRKISPGTRAIMLTGYPTLETARQALQLGAREYCVKPIDREELEAKVAAVLQE
- a CDS encoding PEP/pyruvate-binding domain-containing protein, with product MGVLRDLLRHWPRRIFAPAAHLRAKYEDFKGLLDADEKSQVLIAELEEVLYAGRPADPARVPWLCQRLLATVQAVTQRLDAMQPGRYQGLAPVLERIGAELDPLLDHPPPPTGPPYLLSLAQCLDRPEQAGGKAANLALAASLGLPVPLAVAVSARAFSLLIESNALRPRLDRLLRQIDLERPERLAALCGDLRDMVLGARLPQAVKAALDRVSSLPGFGGGAFAVRSSAVGEDGGLSFAGQYASELHVAPDGLAGAWLRVAAAKYRPRAVVYRILHGLRDEETPMAVLVMPMVDARCAGALFSRDEGQAAAVSVFALAGLGDRLMAGSVAPRCLRLSRGERPEVLEDHGPREPELAPETLAGLVRAALALEERFGCPQEVEWAVDREGRVLVLQSRPHLPQTDLPERGVDAGAGCGLEPLAVGLRRVSGGLAAGELFRLDGQADPSGVPPGAVVLAGHLSPSLARCVGRARAVLSSCGSRASHFASIAREFGLPVLVGGEEQLRGLEHGRLVTVDADAGAVFAGACPVGEAPAPGAAAEPAAGSRSQRLPERFGQLARLVCSLGLTDPESPDFSPQGCRSLHDVVRYCHEKAVAEMFSLAGRGGRGMHGARRLASPLPLSMYLLDLGGGFAPGRAGDDVRPEDFASVPLTAFWSGLAHAGERWDSSLPHCDWEEFDRVSAGIFRPGGKLLASYALCSADYLHLLVRFGYHFAVLDSLCGPRPEANYVGLRFKGGGGLEEQKLLRLLFISRVLAGVGFAVRTRGDMLDARFARAGLEATRANLAVLGRLLARTRLMDMRLADASQAEREAEAFLSEVLRAS